One genomic segment of Aythya fuligula isolate bAytFul2 chromosome 5, bAytFul2.pri, whole genome shotgun sequence includes these proteins:
- the LOC116489889 gene encoding olfactory receptor 1052-like isoform X2, whose amino-acid sequence MDPGNHTTVASFIFTGLTDRPDLQLPLFAVFSLIYGMTLLGNLGMILIIRFDPYLHTPMYFFLSNLSFLDVCYSSTITPNMLLNFLKVSRGMSYSGCLIQYGCFALFATTEMFLLAAMAYDRYVAICNPLLYTVTVTKKVCVLLIAGSYFGGIVNSLIHTHGLLKLSFCGSNVIDHFFCDLLPLLKLSCSDTHLNKVLVTVFGSLFEATTFTITIISYFFIVVTVLKIRSAKGRQKTFSTCASHLTAVFTFHGTILFMYFFPSSSHLLSTDKTVSVFYTVGIPLLNPLIYSLRNNGVKCAARKLLKRKVLMC is encoded by the exons ATGGATCCTGGG AATCATACCACTGTGGCTAGCTTCATTTTCACAGGATTAACTGATAGACCAGACCTGCAACTTCCACtgtttgctgtcttttctttgatttatggGATGACCTTGTTGGGCAATCTAGGAATGATACTGATCATTAGGTTTGACCCATACCTGCATACCCCTATGTACTTTTTCCTCAGCAACCTGTCCTTCTTAGATGTCTGTTATTCTTCCACTATTACTCCCAATATGCTGctcaactttttaaaagtgtcAAGAGGAATGTCTTATAGTGGATGCCTTATACAGTATGGCTGCtttgcactttttgccaccacagaaatgtttctcttgGCTGCAATGGCATATGACCGCTATGTGGCCATTTGTAACCCTCTGCTCTACACTGTCACCGTGACCAAAAAGGTTTGTGTACTGTTAATAGCTGGATCCTATTTTGGGGGTATTGTAAATTCACTGATACACACCCATGGCTTGCTAAAATTGTCCTTTTGCGGCTCAAATGTCATTGATCACTTTTTCTGTGACCTCCTCCCTCTCCTAAAACTCTCCTGCAGTGACACCCATCTCAACAAGGTCCTTGTTACTGTATTTGGTTCCTTGTTTGAGGCAACCACTTTTACAATCACCAtcatttcttactttttcatCGTTGTCACGGTGCTGAAGATCCGTTCTGCCAAGGGCAGGCAAAAAACTTTCTCCACATGTGCCTCCCACCTTACAgctgttttcacatttcatgGCACAATCCTGTTCATGTatttcttccccagctccagccactTGCTGAGCACTGATAAAACTGTTTCTGTGTTCTATACGGTGGGCATTCCTCTGCTCAACCCCTTAATATACAGCTTGAGAAACAATGGCGTGAAATGTGCTGCAAGGAAACTGCTGAAGAGGAAAGTCTTAATGTGTTGA
- the LOC116489889 gene encoding olfactory receptor 1052-like isoform X1, with translation MMVQENHTTVASFIFTGLTDRPDLQLPLFAVFSLIYGMTLLGNLGMILIIRFDPYLHTPMYFFLSNLSFLDVCYSSTITPNMLLNFLKVSRGMSYSGCLIQYGCFALFATTEMFLLAAMAYDRYVAICNPLLYTVTVTKKVCVLLIAGSYFGGIVNSLIHTHGLLKLSFCGSNVIDHFFCDLLPLLKLSCSDTHLNKVLVTVFGSLFEATTFTITIISYFFIVVTVLKIRSAKGRQKTFSTCASHLTAVFTFHGTILFMYFFPSSSHLLSTDKTVSVFYTVGIPLLNPLIYSLRNNGVKCAARKLLKRKVLMC, from the coding sequence atgatggTGCAAGAGAATCATACCACTGTGGCTAGCTTCATTTTCACAGGATTAACTGATAGACCAGACCTGCAACTTCCACtgtttgctgtcttttctttgatttatggGATGACCTTGTTGGGCAATCTAGGAATGATACTGATCATTAGGTTTGACCCATACCTGCATACCCCTATGTACTTTTTCCTCAGCAACCTGTCCTTCTTAGATGTCTGTTATTCTTCCACTATTACTCCCAATATGCTGctcaactttttaaaagtgtcAAGAGGAATGTCTTATAGTGGATGCCTTATACAGTATGGCTGCtttgcactttttgccaccacagaaatgtttctcttgGCTGCAATGGCATATGACCGCTATGTGGCCATTTGTAACCCTCTGCTCTACACTGTCACCGTGACCAAAAAGGTTTGTGTACTGTTAATAGCTGGATCCTATTTTGGGGGTATTGTAAATTCACTGATACACACCCATGGCTTGCTAAAATTGTCCTTTTGCGGCTCAAATGTCATTGATCACTTTTTCTGTGACCTCCTCCCTCTCCTAAAACTCTCCTGCAGTGACACCCATCTCAACAAGGTCCTTGTTACTGTATTTGGTTCCTTGTTTGAGGCAACCACTTTTACAATCACCAtcatttcttactttttcatCGTTGTCACGGTGCTGAAGATCCGTTCTGCCAAGGGCAGGCAAAAAACTTTCTCCACATGTGCCTCCCACCTTACAgctgttttcacatttcatgGCACAATCCTGTTCATGTatttcttccccagctccagccactTGCTGAGCACTGATAAAACTGTTTCTGTGTTCTATACGGTGGGCATTCCTCTGCTCAACCCCTTAATATACAGCTTGAGAAACAATGGCGTGAAATGTGCTGCAAGGAAACTGCTGAAGAGGAAAGTCTTAATGTGTTGA